In one Brassica oleracea var. oleracea cultivar TO1000 chromosome C9, BOL, whole genome shotgun sequence genomic region, the following are encoded:
- the LOC106314752 gene encoding uncharacterized protein LOC106314752, with product MATSSAPDIDIVIEETRRTPFTNRIASVRLYHVGKLKFPEYAGNTDPKAHVRAFRLAISRAHLTDNEKEAGYCRFFAENLTGAALEWEELVVRAHISLDDALHRASYFATREEEGAALKEQYSANKNNTTKKPSTPKEPTTKGQHSYAINNSPQKSSTYDLSKCCTFHDRKGHSTEECRAVLRSQNKNTNEEAEEEEEPVTLISNRKTKALTNKRGREIEHESPWGQNSNTTDEIKSQTEGKIRFEISVAIRTLENPDEVTPPPCVTPYNQNTKPPSVKISNFKRKNKMTKTRELLEKPIQKQDIMQTLNRNLSRGQSHYQPALTKRWNFPAHNKGKKRIDFIYGGSKFCNSVNSMKAYQRSAENNVGIREPLSGPDHEITFNEKKPHDDALVIRIDVGGCELSRVMIDTGSSADVLFYEAFKKMGFTKALLKQERTPFIGFEGETAYSLGSIELAVTAGEIRKIVEFIVIDRPAPFNAILGRPWLYSMKAVPSTYHHGLKFPTSKGFETIRGSQNPAS from the exons ATGGCGACGAGCTCCGCTCCCGATATCGACATTGTCATCGAGGAAACGAGAAGGACCCCATTCACAAACAGAATCGCCAGCGTAAGACTGTATCACGTTGGGAAACTGAAATTCCCCGAATACGCCGGGAACACAGACCCAAAAGCCCATGTGCGAGCTTTCCGTCTAGCAATATCAAGAGCACACCTCACCGACAATGAAAAAGAAGCTGGATACTGCCGTTTCTTCGCCGAGAACCTCACTGGAGCCGCCCTAGAGTG GGAAGAATTGGTGGTACGAGCACATATCTCGTTGGACGACGCCCTACACCGAGCCTCTTATTTCGCCACTCGTGAAGAGGAAGGCGCAGCCTTGAAAGAACAGTATAGTGCGAACAAGAACAACACAACCAAAAAACCTTCTACTCCTAAAGAACCAACCACCAAAGGGCAACATTCCTACGCAATAAATAATTCGCCGCAAAAGTCTTCAACATATGACCTTAGCAAATGCTGCACTTTCCATGATCGCAAGGGCCACTCGACCGAAGAATGTCGAGCCGTACTTCGCAGTCAAAACAAAAATACTAACGAAGAAGCCGAAGAAGAAGAAGAGCCAGTGACTCTGATATCCAACCGAAAGACCAAAGCCTTAACAAACAAAAGAGGCAGGGAGATCGAACATGAATCACCATGGGGGCAGAACAGCAACACAACCGATGAAATCAAGAGCCAAACCGAAGGAAAAATCCGCTTCGAGATCTCGGTAGCAATCCGCACATTGGAAAATCCCGACGAAGTCACTCCCCCTCCCTGTGTCACTCCATACAACCAAAACACAAAACCTCCTAGTGTAAAAATCTCCAACTTCAAGCGAAAGAATAAAATGACCAAAACTCGCGAGCTGTTGGAGAAACCGATTCAAAAACAAGACATAATGCAGACTCTCAATCGCAATCTGTCTAGGGGACAGAGCCACTACCAACCAGCACTGACTAAGAGGTGGAATTTTCCGGCCCACAACAAGGGCAAAAAACGGATCGACTTCATCTACGGAGGCTCCAAATTCTGCAATTCGGTCAACTCAATGAAAGCATACCAACGGAGTGCAGAAAACAACGTAGGAATTAGAGAGCCCTTGTCAGGTCCCGATCATGAAATCACCTTCAACGAAAAAAAACCGCACGACGACGCTCTTGTGATACGAATCGACGTTGGTGGCTGCGAACTATCCCGAGTAATGATCGACACCGGGAGCTCGGCCGATGTCCTCTTCTACGAGGCGTTTAAAAAAATGGGATTCACTAAAGCACTCCTAAAGCAAGAGCGAACTCCCTTCATCGGCTTCGAAGGAGAGACCGCCTATTCTCTCGGATCGATCGAGCTCGCGGTAACCGCTGGAGAAATCAGAAAAATCGTAGAATTCATCGTGATAGACCGTCCGGCCCCATTCAACGCAATCCTCGGGAGACCTTGGCTATACAGCATGAAGGCAGTCCCCTCGACATATCACCATGGCCTGAAATTTCCAACCTCAAAAGGATTCGAAACTATCAGAGGAAGCCAGAATCCGGCGTCTTAA
- the LOC106314753 gene encoding uncharacterized protein LOC106314753, translating to MLKVDIRKAFDTICWDFLLKLLEAQDFPPVFREWVKECITSPRFSMSINGELAGFFKGKKGLRQGDCISPYMFIMVMEALSKILEKAAVEGKIKLHPKCEDPRVTHLLFADDLLVFLDGSHSSLAGISNVMVEFKNMSGLEMNPSKSEIFFGGYNDTEAATLSDTSGFKLGKLHSWTVKYLSFAGIIRLVASNDTTSARGAQVAWTDICMPKEEGGLGLRHLEDFETVFRLKRVWSYFSAPASICVSWMRKLIFHRNGYWQTPDSPRFSPTIRRMLQLKPIVSELMRCVVGNGESASFWYDHWTELGPLFEVAGQSGPRSLRVRGNASVVDATVDGSWRFPAARSNEIQSIQMEITSLDLPMPSNGPDCYLWRKAGGTFGTSFSSKTTWEYLRVSAPVVFWSKIIWFKENIPRNTFMAWLALLRRLPTKDRLR from the exons ATGCTGAAAGTTGATATTAGGAAAGCATTTGATACGATATGCTGGGATTTCTTGCTGAAACTTTTGGAGGCACAAGACTTTCCACCTGTTTTCCGGGAATGGGTTAAGGAGTGTATAACATCACCAAGATTTTCCATGTCCATAAATGGAGAGCTAGCCGGCTTCTTCAAAGGAAAGAAGGGGCTGAGGCAAGGAGATTGCATATCTCCATATATGTTTATTATGGTAATGGAAGCTTTATCAAAAATTCTTGAGAAAGCTGCTGTGGAGGGCAAGATAAAGCTTCATCCTAAGTGTGAAGATCCCAGAGTTACGCACCTGCTCTTCGCTGATGACCTTCTGGTCTTCTTGGATGGGTCTCACTCCTCTTTGGCTGGAATCTCTAATGTTATGGTGGAATTTAAGAATATGTCAGGACTGGAGATGAACCCGTCGAAATCAGAGATCTTCTTCGGGGGTTACAATGATACTGAGGCTGCTACGCTAAGTGATACATCAGGCTTCAAGCTGG GAAAGCTGCATTCTTGGACTGTGAAATACTTATCTTTTGCTGGGATAATCAGACTTGTTGCTTCA AACGATACGACATCAGCCAGAGGAGCTCAGGTGGCTTGGACAGACATATGTATGCCAAAAGAAGAGGGAGGGCTTGGCTTAAGGCATTTGGAAGATTTTGAGACAGTCTTTCGGCTTAAAAGAGTCTGGTCTTACTTCTCCGCACCAGCTTCAATTTGTGTCTCTTGGATGAGAAAACTTATCTTCCATCGAAATGGCTACTGGCAGACACCTGACTCCCCTCGGTTCTCTCCCACGATTCGGAGAATGCTGCAGTTAAAACCTATTGTCTCAGAGCTTATGAGATGTGTTGTTGGTAATGGCGAATCTGCTAGCTTCTGGTATGATCATTGGACTGAACTAGGACCTCTATTTGAAGTTGCAGGTCAAAGCGGGCCTCGCAGCTTAAGAGTTAGGGGAAATGCTTCAGTGGTGGATGCAACAGTAGATGGGTCCTGGAGGTTTCCTGCAGCCAGGTCCAACGAAATTCAGAGTATTCAGATGGAAATTACTTCACTTGATCTGCCTATGCCTTCGAATGGTCCTGACTGTTACCTATGGCGAAAAGCAGGAGGTACATTTGGGACTTCTTTCTCTTCGAAGACTACCTGGGAGTACTTAAGGGTTTCAGCTCCAGTGGTGTTTTGGAGTAAAATTATATGGTTCAAGGAAAACATTCCTAGGAACACTTTCATGGCTTGGTTGGCTCTCCTACGACGGTTGCCTACTAAGGACAGACTTCGATGA
- the LOC106318465 gene encoding endoglucanase 25 yields MYGRDPWGGPLEINATDSATDDDRSRNLNDVDRAALSRPLDETQQSWLLGPTEQKKKKFVDLGCIIVSRKIFVWTVGIVVAAALLAGFITLIIKTVPRHHHKNPAPDNYTIALHKALKFFNAQKSGKLPRHNNVSWRGSSGLQDGKGDSGSFYKDLVGGYYDAGDTIKFNFPMAYAMTMLSWSVIEYSAKYEAAGELAHVRELIKWGTDYFLKTFNSTADSIDDLVSQVGAGNTDDGSTDPNDHYCWMRPEDMDYKRPVTTCNGGCSDLAAEMAAALASASIVFKDNREYSKKLVHGAKTVYQFGRTRRGRYSAGTAESAKFYNSSMYWDEFIWGGAWLYYATGNVTYLDLITKPTMAKHAGAFWGGPYYGVFSWDNKLAGAQLLLSRLRLFLSPGYPYEEILRTFHNQTSIVMCSYLPYFNKFNRTRGGLIELNHGDPQPLQYAANAAFLATLYSDYLDAADTPGWYCGPNFYSTSVLRDFSRSQIDYILGKNPRKMSYLVGFGPKYPKHVHHRGASIPKNKVKYNCKGGWKWRDSKKPNPNTIEGAMVAGPDKRDGFRDVRTNYNYTEPTLAGNAGLVAALVALSGEEEASGTIDKNTIFSAVPPLFPTPPPPPAPWRP; encoded by the exons ATGTACGGCCGAGATCCCTGGGGAGGTCCACTGGAGATCAACGCCACGGATTCCGCCACCGACGACGATCGTAGCCGGAATCTGAATGATGTCGACCGCGCGGCTCTTTCTCGGCCACTCGACGAAACGCAGCAGAGCTGGCTTCTTGGTCCGACTGAGCAGAAGAAGAAGAAGTTCGTCGATCTCGGCTGTATAATCGTCAGCCGCAAGATCTTCGTCTGGACCGTCGGTATAGTTGTCGCCGCCGCTTTACTCGCCGGATTCATAACCTTGATCATCAAAACTGTGCCGCGTCACCACCACAAGAATCCAGCGCCGGATAATTACACAATCGCTCTTCACAAAGCCCTCAAGTTTTTCAATGCTCAGAAAT CTGGAAAGTTGCCGAGGCACAATAACGTGTCATGGAGAGGTAGTTCTGGTCTTCAAGATGGGAAAGGTGATTCAGGAAGCTTCTATAAAGATTTGGTTGGAGGCTATTACGATGCTGGAGATACTATCAAGTTCAATTTCCCCATGGCTTATGCTATGACCATGTTGAGCTGGAGTGTCATTGAATACAGTGCTAAATACGAAGCTGCAGGAGAGCTTGCCCATGTTAGGGAGCTCATTAAATGGGGAACTGATTACTTTCTCAAGACCTTTAACAGTACTGCTGATTCCATCGATGATCTTGTTTCACAG GTCGGAGCTGGAAACACTGACGACGGAAGTACGGATCCTAATGACCATTACTGCTGGATGCGACCTGAAGACATGGACTACAAAAGGCCTGTGACTACCTGTAACGGTGGATGTTCGGATCTCGCTGCAGAGATGGCAGCTGCTCTCGCTTCAGCATCCATTGTGTTCAAAGACAACAGAGAGTATTCTAAGAAGCTCGTACATGGTGCTAAGACTGTGTATCAGTTTGGAAGAACTCGGAGAGGCAGATACAGTGCAGGCACTGCGGAGTCAGCCAAGTTTTACAATTCAAGCATGTATTGGGATGAGTTTATTTGGGGTGGTGCTTGGTTATACTATGCCACAGGAAACGTAACTTATCTCGATCTAATCACAAAGCCAACTATGGCTAAGCATGCGGGTGCCTTCTGGGGTGGGCCTTACTATGGTGTATTTAGCTGGGACAACAAGCTTGCTGGTGCTCAG TTGCTGCTGAGCCGGTTAAGGTTGTTTTTGAGTCCTGGATACCCATATGAAGAAATTCTAAGAACATTCCATAATCAGACAAGCATAGTCATGTGCTCATACTTGCCGTATTTCAACAAATTTAACAGAACCAGGG GAGGTTTGATAGAGTTGAATCATGGAGATCCACAGCCCCTCCAGTATGCTGCAAATGCAGCTTTCTTAGCTACGTTGTACAGCGATTATCTGGATGCTGCTGATACTCCTGGATGGTACTGTGGACCTAATTTCTATTCAACCAGTGTCCTACGAGATTTTTCGAGATCTCAG ATTGATTACATACTCGGTAAAAACCCTCGCAAAATGAGCTATCTCGTGGGTTTTGGCCCAAAATACCCGAAACACGTGCATCACAGAGGAGCTTCGATTCCCAAAAACAAAGTGAAATACAACTGCAAAGGAGGATGGAAATGGAGAGACAGCAAGAAACCGAACCCAAACACGATTGAAGGAGCCATGGTTGCTGGTCCTGACAAGCGCGATGGTTTCCGCGATGTACGGACTAACTACAACTACACTGAACCGACTCTTGCAGGAAATGCTGGTCTGGTCGCAGCTCTCGTGGCATTGTCGGGTGAAGAGGAGGCATCTGGTACTATAGACAAAAACACTATATTCTCAGCGGTTCCTCCATTGTTCCCTACTCCCCCGCCTCCACCAGCACCATGGAGACCTTGA